GTCAACGCGGTAGCCAGCTATACTACGAGCGAGTTTTCGACGACATCCTTATGTCCGAAGGTGTAACTACCCACTACCTACCAGTTCGCAATAAATTTGGAAGGAAAGAAGATCGCGGTGTAGAGGTTTGGTTGGCAATGGAGGCGCTGGAGCTTGCCATACATAAAATGTTCGATGTGGTTGTACTCATTGCCTCTGATGGTGATTATGTTCCGCTTGTTCGGAAGTTAAATACCCTAGGCATTCGCGTTATAGTGCTCAGCTGGAATTTTGAATTTATGGATGACAGCGGCCAAAAAATGGTCACCAAAACTTCGCAAGATTTGCTTAGTGAGGCCTCCTACCCAATTCAGATGAACGAGATAATAGACAATGAGGGCAACATGGTCGATAGCATGTCCAACGATCTTTTCGTTCAAACTGAATCAAATTATGCAAAAAGAGAGGAGCTGGACTTTGGCGATGGCCCCGACAAGAAGAGTAAAATCCTTAGCCTGAAGGAGGGCTTCGGTTTTATTGCATA
This genomic stretch from Williamwhitmania sp. harbors:
- a CDS encoding NYN domain-containing protein → MLPGNQKTRKIGVFYDGNYFLHVSNYYNYVHPKKRRLSISGMHNFISRWVAKVDEIDERLCLVVDAHYFRSRLNAQEASQRGSQLYYERVFDDILMSEGVTTHYLPVRNKFGRKEDRGVEVWLAMEALELAIHKMFDVVVLIASDGDYVPLVRKLNTLGIRVIVLSWNFEFMDDSGQKMVTKTSQDLLSEASYPIQMNEIIDNEGNMVDSMSNDLFVQTESNYAKREELDFGDGPDKKSKILSLKEGFGFIAYPPNNLFFHYTDLIIDDFNDLGEGDAVEFTVEKNERGQEVAKNIRKIEF